A stretch of the Papaver somniferum cultivar HN1 chromosome 6, ASM357369v1, whole genome shotgun sequence genome encodes the following:
- the LOC113290678 gene encoding uncharacterized protein LOC113290678 has translation MDELSMCCDGVARGNPGVVGAGVVARDHGANVVGSMSVGLGITTNYLVEILGILFGLEWARQWGYLKICIRSDSMSVVKALSSSTIPWFVRQHWSEVSYSYEAIRFEHTYKEANFAADNMAKRGCILPNEEIRHYIGRPYFLTSVEFPNISYFRFK, from the coding sequence ATGGATGAACTTTCGATGTGTTGTGATGGTGTGGCTCGTGGGAATCCGGGTGTGGTTGGAGCTGGAGTGGTGGCGCGTGATCATGGAGCTAATGTTGTTGGTTCAATGAGTGTGGGATTGGGAATAACAACAAACTACCTTGTTGAGATTCTTGGTATTTTAtttggcttggaatgggcgcgGCAATGGGGTTACCTGAAGATATGTATTCGGTCAGATTCGATGAGTGTTGTTAAGGCCCTTTCTTCTTCTACTATTCCGTGGTTTGTTAGACAACACTGGAGTGAAGTTTCTTATAGTTATGAGGCTATTCGGTTCGAGCACACCTATAAGGAGGCAAATTTTGCGGCGGATAATATGGCTAAACGTGGTTGTATTCTTCCTAATGAGGAGATTAGACATTATATCGGACGTCCATATTTCTTAACTTCCGTTGAATTTCCCAATATAtcttattttcgtttcaaatGA